One part of the Amaranthus tricolor cultivar Red isolate AtriRed21 chromosome 16, ASM2621246v1, whole genome shotgun sequence genome encodes these proteins:
- the LOC130802353 gene encoding uncharacterized protein LOC130802353, whose protein sequence is MGSDAISNTGICSFNKNSIRKKKGNKQVKSKQNKVDVTREQNFLQANKERNVVKNEAGRTAPQPISNNRQGSHRSRGNQGAGERISMYSNDSVAWMDDSNVRKRSDRHGLTLSKDFYATSCSSSCSDEDRDDDGCVDDWEAIADALTAENDTHSSGSEHCGSKTDDSTMNCQYRRSRAWCPDDAYRPRSLPNLARGHISSWRNVISQQPSCPVCCEDFDLTDSSFLPCPCGFQICLFCHKKILEVDGRCPGCRKPYDSVNVGTPLGVQTARSYC, encoded by the exons ATGGGTTCTGATGCAATTTCAAATACTGGTATTTGTTCATTCAACAAAAACTCAATCAGGAAGAAAAAG GGGAATAAACAGGTGAAATCAAAACAGAACAAGGTTGATGTTACAAGAGAACAAAATTTTTTACAAG CCAACAAGGAACGAAACGTAGTGAAAAATGAAGCTGGTAGAACGGCTCCCCAACCGATCTCAAATAATCGCCAAGGATCCCATAGATCGCGAGGGAACCAGGGTGCGGGTGAAAGGATATCAATGTATAGCAATGACTCCGTGGCTTGGATGGATGACTCGAATGTTAGGAAAAGATCGGATCGACATGGGTTAACATTGAGCAAGGATTTCTATGCAACTAGTTGCTCGAGTAGTTGCAGCGATGAAGATAGAGATGACGATGGGTGTGTTGACGATTGGGAAGCCATTGCAGATGCTTTGACTGCAGAAAACGATACACACAGTTCAGGTTCAGAACACTGCGGGTCAAAAACAGATGATTCGACGATGAACTGTCAGTATCGGAGGAGCAGAGCATGGTGCCCTGATGATGCTTACCGTCCTAGAAGCTTGCCTAACCTTGCTCGTGGGCACATCTCCTCTTGGCGGAATGTAATTTCACAGCAGCCTTCTTGTCCGGTATGCTGTGAGGATTTCGATTTAACAGACTCGAGTTTCCTTCCATGCCCTTGCGGATTTCAGATTTGCCTGTTCTGTCACAAGAAGATACTCGAGGTTGATGGGCGTTGTCCTGGTTGCAGAAAGCCGTATGATTCTGTGAATGTGGGTACACCATTGGGAGTTCAGACGGCTCGATCTTACTGCTAA